In Neodiprion pinetum isolate iyNeoPine1 chromosome 6, iyNeoPine1.2, whole genome shotgun sequence, one genomic interval encodes:
- the pns gene encoding DENN domain-containing protein 5B isoform X3 yields MNGSLDMIRGPEQHPSRFADYFVICGLDQDSGLEPDRFFGDSLQSTPLDRAYKGTVLGHYPDSVPWNHFDKHAVCMLCLPSGLRFRTQKHSIEPSFHSFVLTKEDGHRTYGFSLLFYEECRNKKICHAMQTLQSMHITELSSGQNGTPPIPRRGQDGHNTRSLPRHFKLSAHSPGAALGYYDYTKDKLLVTKSISLLCQQPYLHAARTFLTNLYKCVPRHPGPGLSLESYVYNLLYNVPIPLPGKSLKFFVPNDEPAKVPLELVIHQPTLPEELPMLDYPLKDVFSWLGVDCVIQLFTCLLLENQVLLRSADFQKLMVVSECITALLFPFSWQHVYVPILPASLHHFLDAPVPFVMGLHAQSEGGNLKIASEANLCYVDIDKQSIQLPEELPVFPHRLQFITEIRDLLNKFKVPHPDKTDNMAINYFNGDIMTSSLTLPGSGFHHPRRKHSLHDVLDWDRPDPEPHSETLQRIVDIVKRTGVNLGDIDSVDKTTKEKILTAQEEYHDTLIFNNALREIFLNRFVQIFSSYEHFVIQPSQDKEEWLCNRDSMHVFDKATFLSDQPAQHLPFLSRFLESQMFASLVDNKVLAAWSELDPNIRVFDQRISQLKQRVGEGIVRSPCYEACQAVTATQKLLEQRLNNVELEAVPPTEILPHRAAYFRSFPLLDGVALNKEPTQSSRRGQKQWKYKMKMIEASGKLQTPQESQSPRPQTKFSTDMSPALIAQANWTFVEKLLKDCKSKTKRMLVEKMGSEAVALGHGGEFLSDVEENTLVASLCDLLERVWSHGLQNKQGKSALWSHLTTYQELDECNDATKSIDPNFLTPVEKSSNKFFGFPDLLVSSIKSSNIFEIASYLKENFNDLSNLALETEVSPTRGRERHKSSGERKSVGPEHLRPLPDSLIFDIRNVQAMTDIKTHIGYARAWVRLALEKKLLSRHLKTLLSDTALVRSQYKRSAFLRCEEEKEQFLYHLLTLNAVDYFCFTNNYPTTKLPYRVVIFPSRKASAATTTANSWVAISGTLCETNPVSIPKGALEFVFHHRNLGVLSTLRIGHDNTGLSPKWMVEHIVVRNEVTGHTFKFPCGRWLGKGIDDGSTERLLVGALVPKSIDNEELVESCSTPPRCRSPSIPRRITLTHIELQHMLGEAVNAIVKFHYRREPQDGSLTALLCGESGLVPSLEQTFLFGFKSQRLFGKNLYVWDYFVRVKENFEISLLEEMDEYSQRLSRDRRALTENNQRFNILRSYCHLIDQINTCSQALGKDGKFQLFICLGAREHLLHRMLSPMSEARSTVDMYEEISFLRSPQLLTFLIQILEPLDEFHIVLEKSLTQGISSIC; encoded by the exons GCGACTCGCTGCAATCCACACCCCTCGACAGAGCTTACAAAGGGACAGTTCTGGGTCACTACCCGGACTCCGTGCCCTGGAACCACTTTGACAAGCACGCTGTCTGCATG CTCTGTTTACCCAGCGGCCTGAGGTTCCGTACCCAAAAGCACTCTATCGAACCTTCATTTCACTCGTTCGTACTCACCAAAGAAGATGGCCATCGAACCTATGGTTTCAGTCTTCTGTTCTACGAGGAGTGtcgcaacaaaaaaatatgccaTGCTATGCAGACCCTTCAATCTATGCACATCACCGAACTGAGCAGTGGACAGAATGGCACTCCACCTAT CCCCAGGAGAGGACAAGATGGTCATAACACAAGATCCCTACCAAGACATTTCAAATTATCCGCTCACTCACCAGGCGCAGCTCTCGGCTACTACGATTATACCAAAGATAAACTTCTGGTCACAAAGTCTATCTCACTGCTGTGCCAGCAGCCGTACCTCCACGCCGCTCGTACCTTTCTCACCAATCTTTACAA ATGCGTCCCAAGACATCCGGGTCCTGGTCTTAGCTTAGAGTCTTATGTATACAATCTTCTTTATAATGTACCAATACCTCTTCCTGGTAAATCTCTCAAGTTTTTTGTACCTAACGACGAGCCAGCTAAGGTGCCGCTAGAGCTCGTCATACATCAGCCAACTTTGCCAGAAGAGTTGCCAATGCTTGACTATCCGCTCAAGGATGTATTTTCGTGGCTTGGAGTCGACTGCGTAATACAACTGTTCACTTGTCTGTTATTGGAGAATCAAGTACTATTGAGAAGTGCTGATTTTCAGAAACTCATGGTTGTCTCGGAGTGCATTACTGCCCTTCTGTTCCCATTCTCTTGGCAGCATGTGTACGTACCAATATTGCCGGCTAGTTTACACCACTTTCTGGACGCTCCGGTACCTTTCGTCATGGGGTTACATGCTCAAAGTGAAGGAggcaatttgaaaattgctaGTGAA GCAAATCTGTGTTACGTAGATATAGACAAACAAAGTATCCAATTACCCGAAGAGTTACCGGTGTTTCCTCACAGGTTGCAATTCATTACTGAAATTAGAGATTTACtaaataaattcaaagtgCCACATCCCGATAA GACTGACAATATGGCCATCAATTATTTTAACGGAGATATCATGACCAGCAGCTTGACTCTTCCTGGGTCAGGATTTCACCATCCTAGAAGAAAACATTCTTTGCACGACGTTTTGGATTGGGACAGGCCAGACCCTGAACCACACTCCGAAACGTTGCAAAGAATAGTTGACATTGTCAAGAGGACAG GAGTAAACTTGGGTGATATTGACTCTGTCGACAAAACGACGAAAGAAAAGATACTCACTGCACAAGAAGAGTACCACGATACTCTCATCTTCAATAATGCTCTGagagaaatatttctgaatcGTTTCGTACAGATATTCTCAAGCTATGAACATTTCGTCATTCAACCAAGCCAG GACAAAGAAGAATGGTTGTGCAACAGAGACAGTATGCATGTCTTTGACAAGGCTACGTTTTTGTCTGATCAGCCTGCCCAGCATTTGCCCtttctttcacgatttttggAATCTCAGATGTTTGCGTCGCTTGTCGATAATAAAGTTTTAGCTGCTTGGAGCGAGTTGGATCCTAACATCAGAGTCTTTGATCAAAGAATATCCCAACTAAA GCAAAGAGTTGGTGAAGGAATAGTGAGATCGCCTTGCTATGAGGCCTGCCAAGCTGTAACTGCGACGCAGAAACTCCTTGAACAACGACTGAACAACGTCGAGTTGGAGGCTGTTCCACCGACCGAAATTCTTCCTCACAGAGCAGCTTACTTTCGAAGTTTTCCACTCCTCGACGGTGTCGCCTTGAATAAAGAACCAACGCAGAG CAGTCGGAGGGGCCAAAAACAATGGaagtataaaatgaaaatgattgaagCAAGTGGAAAGCTACAAACTCCGCAAGAATCTCAGTCCCCCCGACCACAAACTAAGTTTTCCACTGACATGAGCCCAGCACTGATTGCACAAGCCAATTGGACTTTTGTGGAAAAATTGCTCaag GACTGTAAGTCCAAAACGAAACGAATGCTGGTAGAGAAAATGGGTTCTGAAGCAGTAGCACTTGGTCACGGTGGTGAATTCCTTTCGGATGTTGAAGAAAATACTCTGGTTGCCAGCCTCTGCGACCTTTTGGAACGCGTATGGAGTCACGGGCTGCAAAACAAGCAAGGAAAAAGTGCTCTCTGGTCACATCTGACCACTTATCAAGAACTAGATGAGTGTAATGATGCGACGAAAAGTATAGACCccaattttttaactccaG TTGAGAAATCATCGAATAAGTTTTTTGGGTTCCCGGATCTCTTGGTTTCATCAATTAAGAGCAGTAACATatttgaaattgcttcataTCTGAAGGAGAACTTTAATG ATTTATCTAACTTGGCACTAGAAACAGAAGTTTCTCCAacaagaggaagagagaggcACAAATCTTCTGGGGAACGAAAATCCGTTGGTCCAGAGCATTTAAGACCTTTGCCAGACTCTTTGATCTTCGATATAAGAAATGTCCAAGCAATGACAGACATTAAAACTCACATCGGTTATGCTAGAGCATGGGTCCGTCTTGCATTGGAAAAGAAATTGCTATCGAGGCATTTGAAGACTTTGCTATCAGACACGGCATTAGTCAG GAGTCAATACAAACGTTCTGCCTTTTTACGatgtgaagaagaaaaggagcAGTTCTTGTATCATCTCTTGACACTGAATGCTGTCGATTACTTCTgctttacaaataattatccGACAACAAAATTGCCATACCGAGTGGTAATATTTCCTAGTAGGAAAGCCAGCGCCGCTACAACGACAGCTAATAGCTGGGTTGCTATATCCGGTACCTTGTGCGAGACGAATCCTGTTTCGATCCCAAAGGGGGCATTAGAATTCGTCTTTCAT CACAGAAACTTGGGGGTACTATCGACGTTAAGGATAGGCCACGATAACACAGGACTCTCTCCAAAGTGGATGGTTGAACACATAGTCGTTCGTAATGAGGTAACTGGACACACGTTCAAATTTCCTTGCGGTCGATGGCTGGGTAAAGGAATAGATGATGGATCCACTGAAAGATTACTGGTCGGAGCTTTGGTGCCCAAGAGTATCGACAATGAAGAACTTGTCGAATCTTGTTCTACTCCACCCAGATGCCGTTCACCTAGCATTCCGAGAAGAATAACGCTGACACATATTGAACTGCAGCATATGCTTG GAGAGGCAGTTAATGCTATCGTCAAATTTCACTACAGAAGAGAACCTCAAGATGGTTCATTAACTGCACTGCTGTGTGGGGAGAGCGGCCTTGTTCCTTCTCTTGAACAGACGTTTCTATTTGGATTTAAAAGCCAAAGATTGTTTGGGAAAAATCTTTACGTCTGGGATTActtcg TGCGGGTgaaggaaaattttgaaatttctctaCTCGAGGAAATGGATGAATATTCACAAAGGCTTAGTAGAGACAGAAGGGCTCTGACAGAGAATAATCAACGGTTTAACATTTTAAGAAGCTACTGTCACCTTATCGATCAAATAAACACATGTAGTCAAGCTTTGGGCAAAGATGGAAAGTTTCAGTTATTCATCTGTCTAGGAGCTAG AGAACATCTTCTGCATCGCATGTTGAGTCCGATGAGCGAAGCAAGGTCAACAGTAGACATGTATGAGGAAATATCTTTCCTGAGGAGTCCTCAGCTGCTCACTTTCCTCATCCAGATACTGGAACCATTAGACGAGTTTCACATTGTTCTCGAGAAAAGCCTGACTCAAGGGATTTCGAGTATCTGCTAA
- the pns gene encoding DENN domain-containing protein 5B isoform X4 — protein MNGSLDMIRGPEQHPSRFADYFVICGLDQDSGLEPDRFFGDSLQSTPLDRAYKGTVLGHYPDSVPWNHFDKHAVCMLCLPSGLRFRTQKHSIEPSFHSFVLTKEDGHRTYGFSLLFYEECRNKKICHAMQTLQSMHITELSSGQNGTPPIPRRGQDGHNTRSLPRHFKLSAHSPGAALGYYDYTKDKLLVTKSISLLCQQPYLHAARTFLTNLYKCVPRHPGPGLSLESYVYNLLYNVPIPLPGKSLKFFVPNDEPAKVPLELVIHQPTLPEELPMLDYPLKDVFSWLGVDCVIQLFTCLLLENQVLLRSADFQKLMVVSECITALLFPFSWQHVYVPILPASLHHFLDAPVPFVMGLHAQSEGGNLKIASEANLCYVDIDKQSIQLPEELPVFPHRLQFITEIRDLLNKFKVPHPDKTDNMAINYFNGDIMTSSLTLPGSGFHHPRRKHSLHDVLDWDRPDPEPHSETLQRIVDIVKRTGVNLGDIDSVDKTTKEKILTAQEEYHDTLIFNNALREIFLNRFVQIFSSYEHFVIQPSQDKEEWLCNRDSMHVFDKATFLSDQPAQHLPFLSRFLESQMFASLVDNKVLAAWSELDPNIRVFDQRISQLKQRVGEGIVRSPCYEACQAVTATQKLLEQRLNNVELEAVPPTEILPHRAAYFRSFPLLDGVALNKEPTQSSRRGQKQWKYKMKMIEASGKLQTPQESQSPRPQTKFSTDMSPALIAQANWTFVEKLLKDCKSKTKRMLVEKMGSEAVALGHGGEFLSDVEENTLVASLCDLLERVWSHGLQNKQGKSALWSHLTTYQELDECNDATKSIDPNFLTPDIVEKSSNKFFGFPDLLVSSIKSSNIFEIASYLKENFNETEVSPTRGRERHKSSGERKSVGPEHLRPLPDSLIFDIRNVQAMTDIKTHIGYARAWVRLALEKKLLSRHLKTLLSDTALVRSQYKRSAFLRCEEEKEQFLYHLLTLNAVDYFCFTNNYPTTKLPYRVVIFPSRKASAATTTANSWVAISGTLCETNPVSIPKGALEFVFHHRNLGVLSTLRIGHDNTGLSPKWMVEHIVVRNEVTGHTFKFPCGRWLGKGIDDGSTERLLVGALVPKSIDNEELVESCSTPPRCRSPSIPRRITLTHIELQHMLGEAVNAIVKFHYRREPQDGSLTALLCGESGLVPSLEQTFLFGFKSQRLFGKNLYVWDYFVRVKENFEISLLEEMDEYSQRLSRDRRALTENNQRFNILRSYCHLIDQINTCSQALGKDGKFQLFICLGAREHLLHRMLSPMSEARSTVDMYEEISFLRSPQLLTFLIQILEPLDEFHIVLEKSLTQGISSIC, from the exons GCGACTCGCTGCAATCCACACCCCTCGACAGAGCTTACAAAGGGACAGTTCTGGGTCACTACCCGGACTCCGTGCCCTGGAACCACTTTGACAAGCACGCTGTCTGCATG CTCTGTTTACCCAGCGGCCTGAGGTTCCGTACCCAAAAGCACTCTATCGAACCTTCATTTCACTCGTTCGTACTCACCAAAGAAGATGGCCATCGAACCTATGGTTTCAGTCTTCTGTTCTACGAGGAGTGtcgcaacaaaaaaatatgccaTGCTATGCAGACCCTTCAATCTATGCACATCACCGAACTGAGCAGTGGACAGAATGGCACTCCACCTAT CCCCAGGAGAGGACAAGATGGTCATAACACAAGATCCCTACCAAGACATTTCAAATTATCCGCTCACTCACCAGGCGCAGCTCTCGGCTACTACGATTATACCAAAGATAAACTTCTGGTCACAAAGTCTATCTCACTGCTGTGCCAGCAGCCGTACCTCCACGCCGCTCGTACCTTTCTCACCAATCTTTACAA ATGCGTCCCAAGACATCCGGGTCCTGGTCTTAGCTTAGAGTCTTATGTATACAATCTTCTTTATAATGTACCAATACCTCTTCCTGGTAAATCTCTCAAGTTTTTTGTACCTAACGACGAGCCAGCTAAGGTGCCGCTAGAGCTCGTCATACATCAGCCAACTTTGCCAGAAGAGTTGCCAATGCTTGACTATCCGCTCAAGGATGTATTTTCGTGGCTTGGAGTCGACTGCGTAATACAACTGTTCACTTGTCTGTTATTGGAGAATCAAGTACTATTGAGAAGTGCTGATTTTCAGAAACTCATGGTTGTCTCGGAGTGCATTACTGCCCTTCTGTTCCCATTCTCTTGGCAGCATGTGTACGTACCAATATTGCCGGCTAGTTTACACCACTTTCTGGACGCTCCGGTACCTTTCGTCATGGGGTTACATGCTCAAAGTGAAGGAggcaatttgaaaattgctaGTGAA GCAAATCTGTGTTACGTAGATATAGACAAACAAAGTATCCAATTACCCGAAGAGTTACCGGTGTTTCCTCACAGGTTGCAATTCATTACTGAAATTAGAGATTTACtaaataaattcaaagtgCCACATCCCGATAA GACTGACAATATGGCCATCAATTATTTTAACGGAGATATCATGACCAGCAGCTTGACTCTTCCTGGGTCAGGATTTCACCATCCTAGAAGAAAACATTCTTTGCACGACGTTTTGGATTGGGACAGGCCAGACCCTGAACCACACTCCGAAACGTTGCAAAGAATAGTTGACATTGTCAAGAGGACAG GAGTAAACTTGGGTGATATTGACTCTGTCGACAAAACGACGAAAGAAAAGATACTCACTGCACAAGAAGAGTACCACGATACTCTCATCTTCAATAATGCTCTGagagaaatatttctgaatcGTTTCGTACAGATATTCTCAAGCTATGAACATTTCGTCATTCAACCAAGCCAG GACAAAGAAGAATGGTTGTGCAACAGAGACAGTATGCATGTCTTTGACAAGGCTACGTTTTTGTCTGATCAGCCTGCCCAGCATTTGCCCtttctttcacgatttttggAATCTCAGATGTTTGCGTCGCTTGTCGATAATAAAGTTTTAGCTGCTTGGAGCGAGTTGGATCCTAACATCAGAGTCTTTGATCAAAGAATATCCCAACTAAA GCAAAGAGTTGGTGAAGGAATAGTGAGATCGCCTTGCTATGAGGCCTGCCAAGCTGTAACTGCGACGCAGAAACTCCTTGAACAACGACTGAACAACGTCGAGTTGGAGGCTGTTCCACCGACCGAAATTCTTCCTCACAGAGCAGCTTACTTTCGAAGTTTTCCACTCCTCGACGGTGTCGCCTTGAATAAAGAACCAACGCAGAG CAGTCGGAGGGGCCAAAAACAATGGaagtataaaatgaaaatgattgaagCAAGTGGAAAGCTACAAACTCCGCAAGAATCTCAGTCCCCCCGACCACAAACTAAGTTTTCCACTGACATGAGCCCAGCACTGATTGCACAAGCCAATTGGACTTTTGTGGAAAAATTGCTCaag GACTGTAAGTCCAAAACGAAACGAATGCTGGTAGAGAAAATGGGTTCTGAAGCAGTAGCACTTGGTCACGGTGGTGAATTCCTTTCGGATGTTGAAGAAAATACTCTGGTTGCCAGCCTCTGCGACCTTTTGGAACGCGTATGGAGTCACGGGCTGCAAAACAAGCAAGGAAAAAGTGCTCTCTGGTCACATCTGACCACTTATCAAGAACTAGATGAGTGTAATGATGCGACGAAAAGTATAGACCccaattttttaactccaG ATATAGTTGAGAAATCATCGAATAAGTTTTTTGGGTTCCCGGATCTCTTGGTTTCATCAATTAAGAGCAGTAACATatttgaaattgcttcataTCTGAAGGAGAACTTTAATG AAACAGAAGTTTCTCCAacaagaggaagagagaggcACAAATCTTCTGGGGAACGAAAATCCGTTGGTCCAGAGCATTTAAGACCTTTGCCAGACTCTTTGATCTTCGATATAAGAAATGTCCAAGCAATGACAGACATTAAAACTCACATCGGTTATGCTAGAGCATGGGTCCGTCTTGCATTGGAAAAGAAATTGCTATCGAGGCATTTGAAGACTTTGCTATCAGACACGGCATTAGTCAG GAGTCAATACAAACGTTCTGCCTTTTTACGatgtgaagaagaaaaggagcAGTTCTTGTATCATCTCTTGACACTGAATGCTGTCGATTACTTCTgctttacaaataattatccGACAACAAAATTGCCATACCGAGTGGTAATATTTCCTAGTAGGAAAGCCAGCGCCGCTACAACGACAGCTAATAGCTGGGTTGCTATATCCGGTACCTTGTGCGAGACGAATCCTGTTTCGATCCCAAAGGGGGCATTAGAATTCGTCTTTCAT CACAGAAACTTGGGGGTACTATCGACGTTAAGGATAGGCCACGATAACACAGGACTCTCTCCAAAGTGGATGGTTGAACACATAGTCGTTCGTAATGAGGTAACTGGACACACGTTCAAATTTCCTTGCGGTCGATGGCTGGGTAAAGGAATAGATGATGGATCCACTGAAAGATTACTGGTCGGAGCTTTGGTGCCCAAGAGTATCGACAATGAAGAACTTGTCGAATCTTGTTCTACTCCACCCAGATGCCGTTCACCTAGCATTCCGAGAAGAATAACGCTGACACATATTGAACTGCAGCATATGCTTG GAGAGGCAGTTAATGCTATCGTCAAATTTCACTACAGAAGAGAACCTCAAGATGGTTCATTAACTGCACTGCTGTGTGGGGAGAGCGGCCTTGTTCCTTCTCTTGAACAGACGTTTCTATTTGGATTTAAAAGCCAAAGATTGTTTGGGAAAAATCTTTACGTCTGGGATTActtcg TGCGGGTgaaggaaaattttgaaatttctctaCTCGAGGAAATGGATGAATATTCACAAAGGCTTAGTAGAGACAGAAGGGCTCTGACAGAGAATAATCAACGGTTTAACATTTTAAGAAGCTACTGTCACCTTATCGATCAAATAAACACATGTAGTCAAGCTTTGGGCAAAGATGGAAAGTTTCAGTTATTCATCTGTCTAGGAGCTAG AGAACATCTTCTGCATCGCATGTTGAGTCCGATGAGCGAAGCAAGGTCAACAGTAGACATGTATGAGGAAATATCTTTCCTGAGGAGTCCTCAGCTGCTCACTTTCCTCATCCAGATACTGGAACCATTAGACGAGTTTCACATTGTTCTCGAGAAAAGCCTGACTCAAGGGATTTCGAGTATCTGCTAA